One segment of Pseudomonas asgharzadehiana DNA contains the following:
- a CDS encoding DMT family transporter: protein MNSMQTSMRTGVALAVVATLGWALNFITPYVSGAYSLYDLMVVRFLIAGILGLMGTLLYRAHLRVLGPGQWCVAAALGALGCLGYGVCIAAGVVFGGPVLTPTLVGLVPVLLALVGNASDKTVQWRRLATPLASVTAGLLLSNLSSAHQPSLGIVAWLAGLFFSVGAVALWVGFSVINQRQLMKLPASATGLWSALMLLGAGLATLCLLPVALALGLLELPTAGFSLPQAGPLYAWGLIIAVMSTVVGAWAWNAATRRLPMVLSGQLIALESLFATLLGLGFHGRWPTPTETAGLAAVLMGVVMAVRIILSGASVPVKRGLIDSSPGRFTDQ from the coding sequence ATGAACTCAATGCAAACGTCGATGCGCACCGGCGTGGCGCTGGCGGTGGTGGCGACCCTGGGCTGGGCGCTGAACTTCATCACCCCTTACGTCAGTGGCGCCTATAGCCTCTACGACCTGATGGTGGTGCGGTTTCTGATTGCAGGAATATTGGGCCTGATGGGTACCCTGCTGTACCGTGCCCACCTGCGTGTGCTCGGGCCAGGCCAATGGTGCGTCGCCGCAGCGCTCGGCGCACTCGGTTGCCTGGGGTACGGCGTGTGCATCGCTGCGGGTGTGGTATTCGGCGGCCCGGTACTGACGCCCACGTTGGTCGGCCTGGTTCCGGTGTTGCTGGCGCTGGTGGGCAATGCCAGCGACAAGACCGTGCAGTGGCGTCGGCTGGCGACGCCGCTGGCCAGCGTAACGGCAGGGTTGTTGCTGTCGAATCTCAGCAGCGCGCATCAGCCGTCATTGGGCATCGTCGCCTGGCTGGCCGGGTTGTTTTTTTCGGTGGGTGCAGTGGCCTTGTGGGTTGGCTTCAGTGTGATCAACCAACGGCAATTGATGAAACTGCCGGCGTCAGCCACCGGGCTCTGGAGCGCGCTGATGCTGCTGGGCGCAGGGCTCGCGACGCTGTGCCTGCTGCCTGTTGCGCTGGCGCTGGGCTTGCTCGAACTGCCAACCGCAGGTTTCAGCCTGCCCCAGGCAGGACCGTTGTATGCCTGGGGTTTGATCATCGCGGTGATGTCCACCGTGGTGGGCGCCTGGGCCTGGAACGCCGCAACCCGGCGCCTGCCCATGGTACTGAGCGGGCAATTGATTGCCCTCGAGTCGCTCTTCGCCACGCTGCTCGGCCTAGGGTTTCACGGGCGCTGGCCAACGCCGACGGAAACGGCAGGCCTGGCCGCCGTGCTGATGGGCGTGGTAATGGCGGTGCGGATCATCCTGAGCGGGGCAAGCGTCCCTGTAAAACGGGGCTTGATCGACTCAAGCCCCGGCCGCTTTACAGATCAGTGA
- a CDS encoding LysR substrate-binding domain-containing protein: MNTLGKTLPPLASLLPFEAAARLGSFSKAGDELHITQAAISRQIRGLEDNLGVKLFYRRNRAVFLTPQGQDLARVVSDALHSIRDSAARLRASPHSNRVVLLCQLCEAFYWLMPRLSSFHQQYPQIEIQVVTSTRPLTEFNDPFDVALQSTRRASGAHPLMFTASDEVFPVCSPAYLAAPKPLSLAQLQSCTFLHHSSEPPHLMEWESWLQVFGQALAEDARSVTFDSYPLMLQAAVEGHGVAMGWQRTAGRLIESGALVRPCAERVYLPEAISIYRHQEAGSRAEVAALLGWLEAQLQSEGDS, translated from the coding sequence ATGAATACGCTCGGCAAAACCCTACCGCCCCTGGCCAGTTTGTTGCCGTTTGAAGCGGCGGCGCGCCTGGGTAGTTTTTCCAAGGCGGGTGATGAGCTGCACATTACTCAGGCCGCCATCAGCCGCCAGATACGCGGGCTAGAGGACAACCTCGGGGTGAAGCTGTTTTATCGGCGCAACCGTGCGGTGTTCCTCACCCCGCAAGGGCAGGACCTGGCGCGCGTGGTCAGCGACGCATTGCACAGCATCCGTGACAGCGCCGCCCGCTTGCGAGCCTCACCACACAGCAACCGGGTGGTGTTGCTCTGTCAGTTGTGCGAAGCGTTTTATTGGCTGATGCCGCGTCTGTCGAGCTTCCACCAGCAATACCCACAGATCGAAATCCAGGTAGTGACCTCCACCCGCCCTTTGACGGAATTCAATGACCCCTTCGACGTCGCCCTCCAAAGCACGCGGCGCGCCAGTGGCGCGCATCCGTTGATGTTCACCGCCTCCGACGAGGTATTTCCAGTGTGCAGCCCGGCCTATCTCGCCGCGCCAAAACCGCTGTCGCTGGCCCAATTGCAGTCATGCACGTTTTTGCACCACAGCTCCGAGCCTCCGCACCTGATGGAGTGGGAAAGCTGGTTGCAAGTGTTCGGTCAGGCATTGGCCGAGGATGCGCGCAGTGTCACGTTCGATAGCTACCCGCTGATGTTGCAGGCAGCAGTGGAGGGGCACGGAGTCGCCATGGGTTGGCAGCGTACGGCGGGCCGGTTGATTGAAAGTGGTGCGCTGGTGCGGCCATGCGCCGAGCGGGTGTACCTGCCCGAGGCGATTTCGATTTACCGGCATCAAGAGGCGGGCAGCCGGGCAGAGGTAGCGGCGTTGCTCGGCTGGCTGGAGGCGCAGTTGCAGAGTGAAGGCGACAGCTGA
- a CDS encoding PQQ-dependent sugar dehydrogenase — protein MKTSSTLTLLSAALLLSACGGEGDKTQAHGPDPKLAEQQSSLIPSMKIAEPTPWGEQKPKVPEGYSVTAIATDLAIPRQTLVLPNGDVLVAEGRGGSAAKLKPKDVIASLIKAQGNTQVKGGNRLTLLRDADGDGTYELKTVFAENLNAPYGLAFADGKLYVANQDALVRFDYTDGQTKAAGAPTKVTDLPAQINHHWTKSLAISADGRQLYVGIGSNSNVTERGMEVEIDRAMVWQIDAATGAHKPYATGLRNPTALTMQPGTGQLWTVVNERDELGPDLVPDYLTSVREGAFYGWPYSYWGQNVDPRAQPQDPAKVAAAIKPDYSLGSHVAALGVDFSIPAMGDTFADGVFVGEHGSWNRPNPVGYKVIFVPFSNGKPSGEPIDFATGFHGDDGKTRGRPVGVTVDPKGALIIADDLANTVWRVTRTQ, from the coding sequence ATGAAAACGTCCAGCACATTGACCCTGTTGAGCGCCGCCCTGTTGCTGAGTGCCTGCGGTGGTGAAGGCGACAAGACCCAGGCCCACGGCCCCGATCCCAAACTGGCCGAGCAACAAAGCAGCCTGATACCAAGCATGAAAATCGCCGAACCGACCCCCTGGGGCGAGCAGAAACCCAAGGTACCCGAAGGCTACAGCGTCACGGCCATCGCCACCGACCTGGCGATCCCGCGACAGACGCTGGTGCTGCCCAACGGTGACGTCCTCGTCGCAGAAGGCCGTGGCGGCAGTGCGGCCAAGCTCAAGCCCAAGGATGTGATCGCCAGCCTGATCAAGGCCCAGGGCAACACCCAGGTCAAGGGCGGCAACCGCCTGACGCTGCTGCGCGATGCCGATGGTGACGGCACCTACGAACTGAAGACGGTGTTTGCCGAGAACCTCAACGCGCCCTACGGCCTGGCGTTTGCCGACGGCAAACTCTATGTGGCCAACCAGGACGCGCTGGTGCGCTTCGATTACACCGACGGCCAGACCAAAGCCGCCGGCGCGCCGACCAAAGTCACCGACCTGCCGGCGCAGATCAACCATCACTGGACCAAATCCCTGGCCATCAGCGCCGACGGGCGCCAGCTGTATGTGGGCATCGGTTCCAACAGCAACGTCACCGAACGCGGCATGGAAGTGGAAATCGACCGTGCCATGGTCTGGCAGATCGACGCCGCCACCGGCGCGCATAAACCCTACGCCACCGGCCTGCGCAACCCCACGGCACTGACCATGCAACCCGGCACCGGGCAACTGTGGACAGTGGTCAACGAACGTGACGAACTCGGCCCCGACCTGGTGCCCGACTACCTGACGTCGGTGCGTGAAGGCGCCTTCTACGGCTGGCCCTACAGCTACTGGGGCCAGAACGTCGACCCGCGCGCCCAACCGCAGGACCCGGCCAAAGTCGCCGCCGCGATCAAACCGGATTACAGCCTGGGCTCCCACGTGGCCGCGCTGGGCGTGGACTTTTCCATCCCGGCCATGGGCGACACGTTTGCCGACGGGGTGTTTGTGGGTGAACACGGCAGTTGGAACCGCCCGAACCCGGTGGGCTACAAGGTGATCTTCGTGCCGTTCAGCAACGGCAAGCCATCCGGCGAGCCGATTGATTTTGCGACCGGTTTTCACGGGGACGACGGCAAGACCCGCGGGCGCCCGGTGGGGGTGACGGTGGACCCAAAAGGTGCGCTGATCATCGCCGATGACCTGGCCAATACCGTGTGGCGGGTGACGCGGACTCAGTAA
- a CDS encoding DUF2231 domain-containing protein, whose protein sequence is MTTLSTYRPTPGPLHATLLAGTVPLFLGALLSDIAYGKTYQIQWANFASWLIAGALVFAGLALLFALVNLVRAEHKAGQPLAYFLLLLATWVLGLVNAFQHAKDAYAMMPTGLVLSAIVAVLTLAATWIGLRSGGAR, encoded by the coding sequence ATGACTACCCTCTCCACCTACCGCCCTACGCCAGGCCCGCTGCACGCGACCTTGCTCGCCGGCACCGTGCCGTTGTTCCTTGGCGCCCTGCTCAGTGACATTGCCTACGGCAAGACCTACCAGATTCAGTGGGCCAACTTCGCCTCGTGGTTGATTGCCGGCGCGCTGGTGTTTGCCGGGCTTGCGCTGTTGTTTGCGCTGGTCAACCTGGTGCGCGCCGAACACAAGGCCGGGCAGCCGCTTGCGTACTTCCTGTTGTTATTGGCGACGTGGGTGCTCGGCTTGGTCAACGCGTTCCAGCATGCCAAGGACGCCTACGCGATGATGCCCACCGGCCTGGTGCTGTCGGCGATCGTTGCCGTACTGACGCTTGCGGCGACCTGGATCGGGCTGCGTTCGGGAGGTGCCCGATGA
- a CDS encoding AAA family ATPase, with protein sequence MPTLHLLCGKIASGKSTLAHRLTVEHGAILLSEDQWLAQLYPGEILSISDYLRCAQRIRGVLGPLVINLLASGNNVVLDFPANTLSQREWLVGLAQAAQVPHRLHYLELDDDTCRARLHARNARGDHDFAATDAEFDLITRHFCVPSEEEGVVIEVHRT encoded by the coding sequence ATGCCAACCCTGCACCTGCTGTGCGGCAAGATCGCCTCGGGCAAGTCAACGCTTGCCCACCGCCTCACCGTTGAACACGGCGCGATACTGCTGAGCGAAGACCAGTGGCTTGCGCAGTTGTACCCCGGCGAAATCCTGTCGATCAGCGACTACCTGCGCTGCGCCCAGCGCATTCGTGGGGTGTTGGGGCCGCTGGTTATCAACCTGCTGGCGTCAGGCAATAACGTGGTGCTGGATTTTCCGGCCAATACCCTGAGCCAACGCGAATGGCTGGTTGGCCTGGCCCAGGCAGCCCAGGTGCCGCACCGCCTGCACTACCTCGAGCTCGACGACGACACGTGCCGTGCACGGCTGCATGCGCGCAATGCGCGCGGTGACCATGATTTCGCCGCGACGGATGCCGAGTTTGATCTGATCACACGCCATTTCTGTGTGCCGAGTGAGGAGGAGGGGGTGGTGATTGAGGTGCATCGCACATGA
- a CDS encoding methyl-accepting chemotaxis protein, with protein MNEAAGRQREAVELVSTAFNEMVATANEVARSCSGAAESAENGHRRVAEGKQQIELTTENVNRLGRRLTESSQAMVELEAGSRSINQILGTIRAIAEQTNLLALNAAIEAARAGDQGRGFAVVADEVRALAKRTSDSTSEIEQLLGTLGSKTEEVTQKMGSCLDLSKASVSSIESARDSFEGIQLSVNEIRDQNLQISAAAEEQHSVAEEINRHIQQIYDEARLVESLANSAQDDSGRLSNLSDELNGLVGRFKS; from the coding sequence ATGAACGAGGCCGCCGGGCGCCAACGCGAGGCAGTGGAACTGGTGTCGACGGCATTCAACGAAATGGTCGCCACCGCCAACGAAGTCGCCCGTTCGTGCAGCGGCGCCGCCGAGTCCGCCGAAAATGGCCACCGCCGCGTCGCCGAAGGCAAGCAGCAGATCGAGCTGACGACCGAAAACGTCAACCGCCTGGGCCGCCGCCTCACCGAATCGTCCCAGGCCATGGTCGAGCTGGAGGCCGGCAGCCGCAGCATCAACCAGATCCTCGGCACCATCCGCGCGATTGCCGAACAGACCAACCTGCTGGCGCTCAACGCCGCGATTGAAGCCGCGCGGGCCGGCGACCAGGGCCGGGGGTTTGCGGTGGTTGCAGACGAAGTCCGCGCACTGGCCAAGCGCACCTCCGATTCCACCAGTGAGATCGAGCAACTGCTCGGCACCCTGGGCAGCAAGACCGAAGAAGTCACGCAGAAAATGGGCAGTTGCCTGGACCTGTCAAAGGCCAGCGTGTCGTCCATCGAAAGCGCGCGGGACAGCTTTGAGGGTATCCAGTTATCGGTGAATGAAATCCGCGACCAAAACCTGCAAATCTCCGCCGCCGCCGAGGAGCAACACAGCGTCGCCGAAGAGATCAACCGGCACATCCAGCAGATCTACGACGAAGCACGGCTGGTGGAAAGCCTGGCCAACTCCGCACAGGACGACTCGGGACGGTTGTCGAACCTGTCGGATGAGCTGAATGGATTGGTGGGGCGGTTCAAATCGTAA
- a CDS encoding bifunctional nitrate reductase/sulfite reductase flavoprotein subunit alpha, which yields MANQNVHSVCPYCGVGCGIVMQVQNNKVVKVVGDKDHPTNFGRLCTKGTTCGQAIAESGRMENAYLRENREHDPVRIAMDTAIDETAGRLRHILDRDGPDALAFYVSGQMSLEAQYLINKLAKGFVRTRNIESNSRLCMASAGSGYKLSLGSDGPPGSYEDFDRADLFFVIGANMADCHPILFLRMMDRVKAGAKLIVVDPRRSATADKANLYLPVKPGTDLALLNGLLHLLVKNGHTDPAFIAAFTEGWEAMPGFLEDYPPHTVAQITGLAEADIRQAAEWIGHAAEWMSCWTMGLNQSTHGTWNTNALCNLHLATGAICRPGSGPFSLTGQPNAMGGREMGYMGPGLPGQRSVLVAADRAFIEDLWQIPHDSLPREAGTGTVALFEQMAAGQIKACWIICTNPVASVPNRQTVIDGLRAAELVITQDAFLDTETNRYADILLPGALWAEAEGVMINSERNLTLMQKAVEPPGETLPDWQIIAQVACAMGFAEAFTYASASEVFEEIKRAWNPKTGYDIRGASYARLRQQPLQWPLATADAPARNPIRYRDHGTLAFATDSGKGQFFPRPHMPPAEMPDDAFPFVLNTGRVQHQWHTLTKTGKVATLNKLNPGPFVEIHPDDAARLGIRAKDRVQVRSLRGHAVLPAVITERVRPGSCFAPFHWNDVFGEHLAINAVTHDAVDPISLQPEFKCCAVALARVELIDHQFLDQPASTHPDLAEDLAMSRADAFAELAGIRNGPAPSLSDSERSYLAGFLSGLQSVAGSQAHGVPVMPASAPLAEQTRLWLDGMLAGLFSRAHTTPAPSPDVTLLWASQTGNAEALAERFAKRLREGGISVELSAMADFPASRLANTQNLALISSTFGDGDAPDNGEAFWHSLSTVETRLESLRFAVLALGDTNYDQFCKHGKRLDQRLLELGATRLLERVDCDTEFEERADAWLTRLQQTLHPTKSVIQATPAGKTKLHGSRLLLNRHLNPHSQHKETRQFALDLADSGLTYEPGDALGVRPRNCPELVSELLDLTRLGANTTVNIDTFGDVPLQQALTQHFEIARPSSETLAFIAERSANPGLEQLLRPEHKAQLNEWLWGRQLVDVLQHYPIDCSADELLGTLRRLQPRLYSIASSAKAHPQEVHLTVAAVRYGKRKGVSSTFLADRVGDGEVPVFVQPSKHFRTPRDGDVPMIMIGPGTGVAPFRAFLQERRALGHPGRNWLFFGEQHAASDFYYQDELQGMQRDGLLTHLSLAFSRDQAQKIYVQDRIREQGAELWRWLQDGARLYICGDASHMAKDVDQALRQVAQTHGGLGAQSAVEYWRQLSEQKRYLRDVY from the coding sequence ATGGCAAACCAGAACGTACACAGCGTCTGTCCTTATTGTGGCGTGGGCTGCGGCATCGTCATGCAGGTCCAGAACAATAAAGTGGTCAAGGTCGTCGGCGACAAGGACCACCCCACCAACTTCGGCCGCCTGTGCACCAAGGGCACCACCTGCGGGCAAGCCATCGCCGAGTCCGGGCGCATGGAAAACGCTTACCTGCGGGAGAACCGCGAGCACGACCCAGTGCGTATCGCCATGGATACCGCCATCGACGAAACCGCCGGGCGCTTGCGCCACATCCTCGACCGCGATGGCCCCGATGCGCTGGCGTTCTACGTGTCCGGGCAGATGTCGCTGGAAGCCCAGTACCTGATCAATAAACTGGCTAAGGGTTTTGTACGCACCCGCAATATCGAATCCAACTCGCGCCTGTGCATGGCCAGCGCGGGCAGCGGCTACAAACTCTCGTTGGGCTCCGACGGCCCGCCGGGTTCCTATGAAGATTTCGACCGCGCCGACCTGTTCTTTGTGATCGGCGCCAATATGGCTGACTGTCACCCGATCCTGTTCCTGCGCATGATGGACCGGGTCAAGGCCGGGGCGAAGCTGATCGTGGTTGACCCACGGCGCAGCGCCACCGCCGATAAGGCCAACCTTTATCTGCCGGTCAAACCGGGCACCGATCTCGCCCTGCTCAATGGTTTGCTGCACCTGCTGGTTAAAAACGGCCATACCGACCCGGCCTTTATTGCCGCGTTCACCGAAGGTTGGGAGGCCATGCCGGGTTTCCTCGAGGATTACCCGCCGCATACCGTCGCCCAGATCACCGGCCTTGCCGAAGCGGATATCCGCCAAGCCGCCGAGTGGATCGGCCACGCCGCCGAATGGATGAGTTGCTGGACCATGGGCCTCAACCAGAGCACCCATGGCACGTGGAATACCAACGCCCTGTGCAACCTGCACCTGGCCACCGGCGCAATCTGCCGCCCCGGCAGCGGGCCGTTTTCCCTCACCGGCCAACCCAATGCCATGGGTGGCCGCGAGATGGGCTACATGGGCCCGGGCCTGCCGGGGCAACGCTCGGTGCTGGTGGCAGCCGACCGCGCCTTTATCGAGGACCTGTGGCAAATCCCCCACGACAGCCTGCCGCGCGAAGCAGGCACCGGCACCGTGGCGCTGTTCGAGCAGATGGCCGCCGGGCAGATCAAGGCGTGCTGGATCATCTGCACCAACCCGGTCGCCAGCGTGCCGAACCGTCAGACCGTGATCGATGGCCTGCGCGCCGCCGAGTTGGTGATCACCCAGGACGCGTTCCTCGACACCGAGACCAACCGCTACGCCGACATCCTGCTGCCCGGCGCGCTGTGGGCCGAAGCCGAAGGGGTGATGATCAACTCCGAGCGCAACCTGACCTTGATGCAAAAAGCCGTCGAGCCTCCCGGCGAGACCTTGCCCGACTGGCAAATCATCGCCCAGGTCGCCTGCGCGATGGGGTTTGCCGAGGCCTTCACCTACGCATCCGCCAGCGAAGTGTTTGAAGAAATCAAACGCGCCTGGAACCCCAAGACCGGCTACGACATCCGCGGCGCCAGTTACGCGCGCCTGCGCCAACAACCGCTGCAATGGCCGCTCGCCACGGCGGATGCGCCGGCTCGCAACCCGATCCGCTACCGTGATCACGGCACCCTCGCCTTCGCGACCGACAGCGGCAAAGGTCAGTTTTTCCCGCGCCCGCACATGCCGCCGGCGGAAATGCCCGATGACGCCTTCCCCTTCGTGCTCAACACCGGTCGCGTGCAGCACCAGTGGCACACCCTGACCAAGACCGGCAAGGTCGCCACCCTGAACAAACTGAACCCCGGCCCGTTCGTGGAAATCCACCCCGACGATGCCGCGCGGCTGGGCATCAGGGCCAAGGACCGGGTGCAGGTGCGCTCCCTGCGCGGCCACGCGGTGCTGCCCGCCGTGATCACCGAGCGGGTACGCCCCGGCAGCTGTTTCGCGCCGTTTCACTGGAACGATGTGTTTGGCGAGCACCTGGCGATCAACGCGGTGACCCACGACGCGGTCGACCCGATTTCGCTGCAGCCCGAATTCAAGTGTTGCGCGGTTGCCCTGGCGCGGGTCGAGTTGATCGATCACCAGTTCCTCGACCAACCGGCCTCCACCCATCCTGACCTTGCAGAGGACCTCGCCATGTCGCGCGCCGACGCTTTCGCCGAACTCGCCGGTATTCGCAATGGACCTGCACCGTCACTCAGTGATAGCGAGCGCAGCTACCTCGCCGGGTTCCTCAGCGGCCTGCAATCCGTTGCCGGGAGCCAGGCCCACGGGGTACCGGTGATGCCGGCGAGCGCGCCGTTGGCCGAGCAAACGCGGCTGTGGCTGGACGGTATGCTCGCGGGGTTATTCAGTCGCGCGCACACCACCCCGGCGCCCTCCCCGGACGTCACCCTGTTGTGGGCCTCGCAAACCGGCAACGCCGAAGCCCTGGCTGAACGGTTCGCCAAGCGCCTGCGCGAAGGCGGCATCAGCGTCGAACTGAGCGCGATGGCGGACTTCCCGGCCAGCAGGTTGGCCAACACGCAGAACCTGGCGCTGATCAGCAGCACTTTTGGCGACGGCGACGCGCCGGACAATGGCGAAGCCTTCTGGCACAGCCTCAGCACCGTCGAAACACGCCTGGAGTCGCTGCGTTTTGCAGTGCTGGCCTTGGGCGATACGAATTACGACCAGTTCTGCAAACACGGCAAGCGCCTCGACCAGCGCCTGCTGGAACTGGGCGCCACACGCCTGTTGGAACGGGTGGACTGCGACACCGAATTTGAAGAACGCGCCGATGCCTGGCTGACGCGCTTGCAGCAAACGCTGCACCCGACAAAATCCGTTATCCAAGCCACGCCCGCCGGCAAAACCAAGCTGCACGGCTCACGGCTGCTGCTCAACCGGCACCTGAACCCCCACAGCCAACACAAGGAAACCCGCCAGTTCGCCCTCGACCTCGCGGACTCGGGGCTGACCTATGAACCCGGTGACGCCCTTGGCGTGCGGCCGCGTAACTGCCCGGAATTGGTCAGCGAACTGCTCGACCTGACGCGCCTTGGCGCCAACACCACGGTAAACATCGACACCTTCGGCGATGTGCCGCTGCAACAGGCCCTGACCCAGCATTTCGAAATCGCCCGGCCCAGCAGCGAGACCCTTGCCTTTATCGCCGAGCGCAGCGCCAACCCAGGCCTTGAGCAATTATTGCGGCCCGAGCACAAGGCCCAACTGAACGAGTGGCTGTGGGGCCGGCAACTGGTGGATGTGCTGCAACACTACCCCATCGACTGTTCGGCGGATGAGTTGCTCGGCACCCTCAGGCGCCTGCAACCGCGCCTGTACTCGATCGCTTCCAGCGCCAAGGCGCACCCGCAGGAAGTGCACCTCACCGTGGCGGCCGTGCGGTATGGCAAGCGCAAGGGCGTGTCGTCGACCTTCCTCGCCGACCGTGTCGGTGACGGCGAGGTGCCGGTGTTTGTGCAACCGTCCAAGCACTTTCGCACGCCCCGCGACGGCGATGTGCCCATGATCATGATTGGCCCGGGAACCGGCGTGGCGCCGTTCCGCGCGTTTTTGCAGGAACGCCGCGCCCTCGGGCACCCGGGGCGCAACTGGTTGTTCTTTGGCGAACAGCACGCCGCCAGCGACTTCTATTACCAGGACGAACTGCAAGGCATGCAACGCGACGGTTTGCTTACCCATCTGAGCCTGGCGTTCTCGCGCGACCAGGCGCAGAAGATCTATGTGCAGGACCGCATCCGCGAACAGGGCGCCGAGCTGTGGCGCTGGTTGCAGGACGGCGCCAGGCTGTACATCTGCGGCGACGCCAGCCATATGGCCAAGGATGTCGACCAGGCACTGCGTCAGGTGGCGCAAACCCACGGCGGGCTTGGTGCGCAGAGCGCCGTGGAGTATTGGCGCCAACTGAGCGAGCAGAAACGTTATCTGCGTGATGTGTATTGA